From a region of the Constantimarinum furrinae genome:
- a CDS encoding PorT family protein — MSLKKLLFVTFSILLFQQTYSQRNFEEYNHLGIQGGLVLFDINTSDFITQQGEGFMGGFTTRGAFRNGFDLIYGISFYNSKVSIQGKRPGGLGDATFMGYTIQAAQLNFLGSYNIVKHHLSIEFGPILNVNGKLKLDSDQFENYIVDGYTTLRAGDIEDISKINFRVMGGITAGLENFRLSASYQYGLTNMLKNLNDKELEYSDFDGKSSTITLAAVIYF; from the coding sequence ATGAGTCTTAAAAAGCTGTTATTCGTTACTTTTTCTATACTATTATTTCAACAAACCTATTCACAACGCAACTTTGAAGAATACAATCACCTGGGTATTCAGGGAGGGCTGGTGCTGTTCGACATCAATACTTCCGACTTTATCACCCAGCAGGGTGAGGGCTTTATGGGAGGCTTTACTACCAGAGGTGCATTTCGAAATGGTTTCGATCTTATCTATGGAATTAGCTTTTACAATTCCAAAGTGAGTATTCAAGGGAAAAGACCGGGAGGCCTTGGCGACGCTACGTTTATGGGTTATACCATTCAGGCTGCACAGCTCAATTTTCTGGGCAGTTACAACATAGTAAAACATCATCTAAGCATCGAATTTGGCCCTATTTTAAATGTTAACGGCAAACTAAAGCTGGATAGCGACCAATTTGAGAATTATATTGTCGATGGTTACACAACGCTTCGAGCAGGGGATATCGAGGATATTTCCAAAATAAACTTTAGGGTTATGGGCGGAATTACGGCAGGTTTGGAGAACTTCAGACTTAGTGCTAGCTACCAATACGGACTTACCAATATGCTGAAAAACCTGAACGACAAGGAACTGGAATATTCAGATTTCGACGGAAAGAGCTCCACCATCACCCTTGCCGCTGTGATCTATTTTTAG
- a CDS encoding SPFH domain-containing protein codes for MGGFLFLIPVFIIGFFILLSGIFTVRQQTSAIVERFGKFLSIRSSGLHFKIPVFDRIAGRINLKIQQLDVLVETKTKDDVFVRLKISVQFQVIKEKVYDAFYKLENPHDQITSYVFDVVRAEVPKMKLDDVFERKDDIAIAVKTELNEAMINYGYDIIKTLVTDIDPDVQVKAAMNRINAAEREKVAAEYEAEAERIKIVAKARAEAESKRLQGQGIADQRREIARGLEESVDVLNNVGINSQEASALIVVTQHYDTLQSIGEETNTNLILLPNSPQAGSNMLNDMIASFVASNQIGEQMKKENEAKGIGKTKTKRRPPPNREDDVAY; via the coding sequence ATGGGTGGTTTTCTCTTTTTAATTCCGGTATTTATTATCGGGTTCTTTATTTTACTCTCCGGAATTTTCACCGTAAGGCAGCAAACTTCTGCCATCGTAGAACGCTTCGGAAAGTTTTTAAGTATACGTTCTTCAGGATTACATTTTAAAATTCCGGTATTCGACAGGATAGCCGGACGTATCAATCTGAAGATCCAACAGTTAGATGTCCTTGTAGAAACAAAGACCAAAGACGATGTTTTCGTGAGGCTGAAAATATCAGTACAATTTCAGGTTATAAAAGAAAAAGTCTACGATGCGTTTTACAAGCTTGAAAATCCGCATGACCAGATCACCTCCTATGTATTTGACGTGGTGCGAGCCGAAGTTCCTAAAATGAAACTGGATGATGTGTTCGAGCGTAAGGACGATATCGCTATCGCCGTAAAAACCGAATTGAACGAAGCGATGATCAACTACGGTTATGATATCATTAAAACACTCGTTACCGATATCGATCCCGATGTGCAGGTAAAGGCGGCAATGAACCGTATTAATGCTGCCGAACGCGAAAAAGTAGCGGCCGAATATGAGGCCGAAGCCGAGCGGATTAAGATCGTTGCAAAAGCACGTGCTGAGGCCGAAAGCAAACGATTACAAGGACAGGGTATTGCCGATCAGCGTCGTGAAATTGCACGCGGACTCGAAGAAAGCGTTGATGTACTCAACAATGTGGGAATCAATTCTCAGGAAGCGTCTGCCTTGATCGTTGTAACACAACATTATGACACCCTCCAATCCATTGGGGAAGAGACAAATACCAACTTAATTCTATTGCCAAATTCACCTCAGGCCGGAAGCAATATGCTCAACGATATGATCGCCTCCTTTGTGGCAAGTAATCAGATAGGGGAGCAAATGAAGAAGGAAAATGAAGCCAAGGGAATAGGAAAGACTAAAACCAAACGGCGTCCACCTCCAAACAGGGAAGATGATGTCGCTTATTAA
- a CDS encoding DUF6327 family protein, producing MKRYTSFEEIDRDLKWLHLQSQIDKEELKINFNETKESLSPSNLVTGLIGGAATGAVVFKVLSPLLGLGVSYLASKIGKR from the coding sequence ATGAAAAGATACACTTCTTTTGAAGAAATAGACAGAGATTTGAAATGGCTGCACTTACAGTCTCAAATCGACAAGGAGGAGTTAAAGATCAATTTTAACGAAACAAAGGAAAGTCTGTCCCCCTCAAATTTGGTGACAGGATTAATAGGTGGCGCTGCAACCGGAGCCGTAGTGTTTAAAGTATTGAGTCCGTTGCTGGGCCTTGGAGTGAGTTATCTGGCAAGTAAGATCGGTAAACGATAA
- a CDS encoding YtxH domain-containing protein codes for MASNTGQTLLALLTGAAIGAGLGILYAPDKGSKTRSKISKETKKAQKKLQKQIKDTQSTLSEKAQKARLSFNEKLEDTLSSASYKADDILLAMEDKLEALRRQNAKLQKDTTVAKAKTTAKKATA; via the coding sequence ATGGCATCAAATACAGGACAGACGCTTTTAGCCTTACTTACCGGAGCCGCTATTGGAGCGGGCTTGGGAATTCTTTATGCTCCCGACAAAGGATCTAAGACACGAAGTAAGATTAGTAAAGAAACTAAAAAGGCGCAGAAAAAATTACAGAAACAGATAAAAGATACGCAGAGTACTTTAAGTGAAAAGGCTCAGAAGGCGCGTTTGAGCTTTAATGAAAAACTTGAAGACACGCTTTCCTCTGCAAGCTATAAGGCAGACGATATATTGTTAGCTATGGAAGATAAATTAGAAGCATTGCGTCGTCAGAATGCAAAACTTCAAAAAGACACTACAGTAGCTAAAGCGAAGACCACAGCTAAGAAAGCAACAGCGTAA
- a CDS encoding phosphoethanolamine transferase: MEKLKNLKPLLYFHLFLNLAVVLFITGASYYHTPLQGAKDTVIYFLHLCALQTTLAGFLYVLSLNKWIFRIVFSILFLGYCCFSFWAYSQDVSVTPALIHSVFETKADIAMDVITLPYLLFFLLALIVLLCILKWHSRLNRTHGFKYFIIPALLCMSLFFVLEQKRPGSLKNRLPYNVVYGIKTYSETPSLQLKKDIPSVTTATDSLKVVFVLGETVRADHLGLNGYERNTTPRLSEERNLISYPGLFTSKTYTATSVPQLLTDENLEDSTREFLSVYTVANKAGFHTTWIANQTVEKSFSPIVETNKEQVLVDKYKSEFSFDKKRDEAMLPLLDSVLRLNPKQLITLHMIGSHWWYENRYTDIHRKFRPVIDSKYIPSLSNEQLINSYDNTILYLDHFLAEVISRLKTEEIPSAMVYVSDHGELLGEDGKWLHAQEGEALKNPAYMIWLSDAFLAKYPELTVALSEEQFLAITTDVIFYRLLEILGIELDDLPKH, from the coding sequence ATGGAAAAACTAAAAAATCTTAAACCGTTACTTTATTTTCACCTCTTCCTTAATCTGGCAGTGGTGTTATTTATAACCGGCGCTTCTTATTATCACACTCCGTTACAAGGGGCCAAAGATACTGTCATCTACTTTTTGCATTTATGTGCACTTCAAACTACGCTTGCTGGATTTCTTTATGTTCTTAGCTTAAATAAGTGGATATTTCGAATCGTATTTTCCATATTGTTTTTAGGCTATTGTTGCTTTTCGTTTTGGGCATATTCTCAGGATGTTTCAGTTACTCCGGCGCTTATTCATTCGGTCTTTGAAACCAAGGCAGACATTGCCATGGATGTGATCACGCTGCCCTATCTATTGTTTTTTCTGCTGGCTTTAATTGTGTTATTATGTATTCTGAAGTGGCATAGCAGACTGAATAGAACTCATGGATTTAAATATTTTATAATTCCGGCATTACTTTGTATGAGTCTGTTCTTTGTTCTTGAACAGAAGCGCCCGGGAAGTTTAAAGAATCGTTTGCCCTATAATGTGGTCTACGGAATAAAAACCTATTCTGAAACACCTTCCCTTCAATTAAAGAAGGATATTCCGTCAGTGACAACAGCAACCGACTCTTTAAAAGTAGTTTTTGTGCTTGGTGAAACCGTTCGGGCAGATCATCTGGGGCTCAACGGTTATGAGCGGAACACCACGCCCAGACTTTCAGAAGAACGCAATTTAATTAGTTATCCGGGGCTTTTTACCAGCAAGACCTATACCGCCACCAGCGTTCCGCAGCTCCTTACAGACGAGAATTTGGAAGACAGTACGAGGGAATTTCTTTCGGTATATACTGTTGCCAATAAGGCGGGTTTCCACACCACATGGATCGCTAACCAGACCGTAGAGAAATCCTTTTCCCCTATAGTAGAAACCAATAAGGAACAGGTATTGGTCGATAAGTATAAATCTGAGTTCAGCTTTGATAAAAAGCGGGACGAGGCTATGCTGCCGTTGCTGGATTCGGTGCTGCGACTTAACCCTAAGCAACTCATTACGTTGCATATGATTGGAAGTCACTGGTGGTATGAGAACAGATACACCGATATTCATCGCAAATTCCGACCGGTGATTGACAGTAAGTACATTCCGTCGCTATCAAATGAGCAGCTGATCAATTCTTACGACAACACCATTTTGTATCTGGATCATTTTTTAGCTGAAGTGATTTCCCGCTTAAAGACCGAAGAAATACCTTCAGCCATGGTCTATGTTTCAGATCATGGTGAACTGCTGGGAGAAGACGGCAAATGGCTTCATGCGCAGGAAGGAGAAGCGCTTAAAAACCCTGCGTATATGATCTGGCTTTCAGATGCGTTTCTGGCAAAATATCCCGAGCTAACTGTAGCCCTTTCCGAAGAACAATTTTTAGCCATTACCACCGATGTCATTTTTTACCGACTATTGGAAATTTTGGGAATTGAACTAGACGATTTACCAAAACATTAA
- a CDS encoding acyltransferase family protein, protein MAKRLDWIDQARGLSIFLVVYGHNFPVNEPYIYSFHVPLFFLIAGLFHPKEVTINTVKRRAKMILIPYFFWATALFLFWFFAGRKYGESATVALSPLDNFIGIFYAQGGPEYMDWGIPMWFLPCIFLVFLFFSGIRKIKNNILAAIVFTVLVTGGFLWAVFTDIHLPWSIDVALVAMGFYGIGYVLKEQLVRISQFKALSLMTILFVIHLAAFYYNTTKPDMYRSIYGNELLFFISGLTGSFAYILFFKLVPVFKFLGYLGRHTIVLLATHSRMLTVIKLALMLILGVTVFNFSEIEKLILSIIQIIMVIPVIWLVNKYAPILDGKTKKS, encoded by the coding sequence ATGGCAAAACGACTGGATTGGATCGACCAGGCACGGGGATTATCGATATTCCTGGTGGTTTACGGTCACAACTTTCCGGTAAACGAGCCATATATATACAGCTTTCACGTTCCATTGTTCTTTTTGATAGCCGGATTGTTTCACCCGAAGGAGGTCACTATCAACACGGTGAAACGCAGGGCAAAAATGATACTTATTCCTTATTTTTTCTGGGCCACAGCGCTGTTTCTTTTTTGGTTCTTCGCGGGCCGGAAGTATGGAGAAAGTGCGACAGTAGCGCTTTCACCATTGGATAATTTTATAGGGATATTTTATGCCCAAGGTGGCCCCGAATATATGGATTGGGGTATCCCCATGTGGTTTCTGCCGTGTATTTTTTTGGTATTTTTATTCTTTTCAGGAATTAGAAAAATTAAGAATAATATACTGGCGGCCATAGTATTTACGGTGCTGGTTACAGGGGGCTTTCTGTGGGCGGTGTTTACAGACATTCACCTTCCCTGGAGTATTGATGTTGCGCTTGTAGCCATGGGCTTCTACGGTATAGGATATGTTTTAAAAGAACAATTGGTTCGAATTTCTCAATTTAAGGCGCTCTCCTTAATGACGATTCTCTTTGTGATACATCTGGCAGCCTTTTATTACAATACCACAAAACCCGATATGTACCGGTCCATCTATGGCAATGAACTGCTGTTCTTCATTAGTGGACTCACAGGATCTTTTGCTTATATCCTCTTCTTTAAACTTGTTCCGGTATTTAAATTTTTAGGGTATTTGGGAAGGCACACCATAGTGTTGTTGGCTACGCATTCGAGGATGCTTACAGTAATTAAGCTTGCATTAATGTTGATTCTGGGTGTGACCGTCTTTAATTTTTCTGAAATTGAAAAACTTATACTTTCTATAATTCAGATTATCATGGTGATTCCTGTGATATGGCTTGTCAATAAATACGCTCCAATTTTGGATGGAAAAACTAAAAAATCTTAA
- a CDS encoding glutamine--tRNA ligase/YqeY domain fusion protein: MANEESPLNFIEHIIEEDLSSTHSKDELRFRFPPEPNGYLHIGHASSICLNFGLGESYGAPVNLRFDDTNPAKEEQEFVDAIKKDISWLGYEWDTECYASDYFQQLYDWAVQLIKDGKAYVDSQTSAQIAEQKGTPNTPGTASPYRDRSVSENLELLEKMKNGEFGEGEHVLRAKIDMASPNMLMRDPVMYRVLHKHHHRTGTDWKIFPMYDWTHGESDYIEQVSHSFCTLEFLPHRELYDWFLDQVYDDQKLRPKQREFARRNLSHTVVSKRKLARLVEEGIVTGWDDPRMPTISGLRRRGYTPESIRNFADSIGVGKRENLIDVSHLEFNVREDLNKKAPRVMVVLDPVKLVITNYPEGETEWLEAENNPEDESAGSRKIPFSRELYIEQEDFKEEANRKFFRLTLGKEVRLKNAYIIKGESVVKDAEGNITEIHCTYDPESKSGSGSEASLRKVKGTLHWVSAKDALEVEVRLYDRLFTEPSPDTHKDTDFMEFINPNSLEVITGYAEPGLKDAKPEDKFQFQRLGYFVVDKDSTSDKIVFNRTVPLRDSWAKLA, from the coding sequence ATGGCAAACGAAGAATCACCGCTTAATTTTATTGAACATATAATTGAAGAAGATCTTTCTTCAACACATTCTAAAGATGAGCTTCGGTTTCGGTTTCCTCCCGAACCCAATGGATATCTTCACATTGGTCATGCTTCCTCTATCTGTCTCAATTTCGGTTTGGGAGAATCGTATGGTGCACCGGTAAATTTGCGATTTGACGATACCAATCCCGCGAAAGAAGAACAGGAATTTGTCGATGCCATTAAAAAGGACATTTCATGGCTGGGTTATGAGTGGGATACCGAGTGCTATGCTTCCGATTATTTTCAACAATTGTACGATTGGGCAGTTCAGCTCATCAAGGACGGAAAGGCCTATGTCGATTCACAGACTTCGGCACAAATAGCAGAACAAAAAGGAACCCCAAACACCCCGGGAACAGCCAGCCCCTATCGGGATCGTTCGGTTAGTGAAAACCTTGAACTTCTGGAAAAAATGAAGAATGGCGAATTTGGAGAGGGAGAGCATGTATTGAGAGCTAAAATAGATATGGCTTCGCCTAATATGCTGATGCGCGACCCGGTTATGTATCGAGTCTTGCACAAACATCATCACCGTACCGGCACCGATTGGAAGATATTTCCTATGTACGACTGGACTCACGGTGAAAGTGATTATATAGAACAAGTTTCACATTCCTTTTGTACTCTGGAATTCCTGCCTCACCGGGAGTTGTACGATTGGTTTCTGGATCAGGTGTACGATGATCAAAAATTACGGCCCAAACAAAGAGAATTTGCAAGACGGAATTTAAGCCATACTGTGGTTAGCAAACGCAAACTCGCCAGGCTGGTGGAAGAAGGAATTGTAACAGGATGGGATGACCCCCGAATGCCAACGATCTCCGGTTTACGCAGAAGAGGGTATACTCCCGAGTCGATCCGTAATTTTGCAGACAGTATAGGAGTTGGAAAACGGGAGAACCTCATAGATGTTTCGCATTTGGAATTCAATGTGCGCGAGGACCTGAATAAAAAGGCTCCCCGGGTTATGGTGGTGCTCGACCCTGTAAAATTGGTTATAACCAATTATCCTGAAGGAGAAACCGAATGGCTGGAAGCAGAAAATAATCCTGAAGATGAAAGTGCGGGAAGCCGGAAAATTCCATTTTCGCGCGAACTTTATATAGAGCAGGAAGACTTTAAAGAAGAAGCCAACCGCAAGTTTTTCAGATTGACCCTGGGCAAGGAAGTGCGATTGAAGAATGCATATATTATCAAAGGCGAATCTGTAGTTAAAGATGCTGAAGGAAATATTACGGAAATTCATTGTACCTACGATCCTGAAAGTAAAAGCGGTAGCGGTTCTGAAGCTTCCCTGCGCAAAGTAAAGGGTACCCTACATTGGGTTTCAGCCAAAGATGCTTTGGAAGTAGAAGTTCGTTTATACGACCGGCTATTTACAGAGCCTTCTCCGGATACGCATAAGGACACAGATTTTATGGAATTTATTAATCCGAATTCTCTTGAAGTGATTACCGGATATGCAGAACCGGGACTGAAAGATGCAAAGCCTGAAGATAAATTCCAGTTTCAGCGGTTGGGATATTTTGTTGTGGATAAAGACAGTACTTCAGATAAAATAGTATTTAACCGAACAGTTCCCTTAAGGGATTCATGGGCTAAATTGGCATAA
- the folB gene encoding dihydroneopterin aldolase: protein MSTIRLKNIKIYAFHGCLVEEGKIGSDYLVNLTVKADLTKAAISDNLSDTVDYVHLQKIVKKEMGVRSKLLEHVGQRIIDSIFKEILLVHQVKVTVAKVNPPIGGDVAEVSVTMRSSR, encoded by the coding sequence ATGAGCACCATTCGATTAAAAAATATTAAGATCTATGCCTTTCACGGCTGCCTGGTTGAAGAGGGGAAAATTGGTTCAGATTATCTGGTGAATCTCACGGTTAAGGCAGATCTTACAAAAGCTGCTATTAGTGATAATCTCAGTGATACGGTAGATTATGTGCATCTTCAAAAGATCGTGAAAAAGGAAATGGGAGTTCGTTCAAAATTGCTGGAACACGTGGGTCAACGAATCATTGACAGTATTTTTAAGGAAATTTTGCTGGTTCACCAAGTAAAAGTTACCGTGGCTAAGGTAAATCCGCCAATTGGCGGGGATGTAGCGGAGGTTAGCGTAACCATGAGATCATCCAGATAA
- a CDS encoding LysE family translocator — translation MYFYITMFDGLWYAAFYGFLLAFAVGPVFFTLIETSITKGFKAGLFFDLGAIFADILFIILAFFSTSKILEKVKDDPGLLIFGGAVLIAYGVISYIRTAKSFIKIAREHYAVKVKKNLSGLFLKGFLLNFVNFGVLAGWIGTIIMANALTSSENGVFLFLTTVLVTFFLTDLVKISLAKKLKSKMTPRFIFKTKKWVSILILGFGVLLLLQGVFPNEVKAGLEKIPGQGQSVELPIPPAEELP, via the coding sequence TTGTACTTTTACATCACTATGTTTGATGGATTGTGGTATGCTGCTTTTTACGGATTTCTACTGGCGTTTGCGGTAGGACCTGTTTTTTTTACGCTAATTGAGACCAGTATCACCAAAGGATTTAAGGCCGGCCTTTTCTTCGATCTGGGTGCTATTTTCGCGGACATACTTTTTATAATTCTGGCGTTTTTCAGTACGAGTAAGATTCTGGAAAAGGTAAAGGATGATCCGGGGCTGCTCATTTTTGGAGGAGCCGTTTTGATCGCTTATGGCGTTATTTCGTATATACGTACTGCAAAATCTTTTATCAAGATCGCCAGAGAACATTATGCGGTGAAAGTTAAGAAAAATCTTAGCGGTCTTTTTTTAAAAGGTTTTTTACTGAATTTTGTCAACTTTGGCGTTTTAGCAGGGTGGATTGGAACCATAATAATGGCCAATGCCTTAACCTCTTCTGAAAACGGAGTCTTCCTTTTTTTAACTACGGTCTTGGTTACTTTTTTTCTAACCGATCTGGTAAAGATCTCACTGGCAAAAAAATTAAAAAGCAAAATGACCCCTCGATTTATTTTTAAAACAAAAAAATGGGTGAGTATTTTAATTCTTGGATTTGGTGTATTGTTATTGCTGCAAGGGGTCTTTCCCAATGAAGTAAAAGCAGGGTTGGAAAAGATACCCGGACAGGGGCAATCGGTAGAGCTGCCTATCCCTCCGGCTGAAGAATTGCCATAA
- the rnr gene encoding ribonuclease R, with amino-acid sequence MPQHKRTKKKKNISDYSTSILNILRKDHSKPFNYKQIAAKLGVDDASSRNHIIKTLKKLQGKGSIQEIERGKYILAPSKNYYTGVVDIAGRGQGYIVVDDLDEDIFVKNKNLNKALHGDVVEVYVFKRKKKGKTEGEITKILQRKRTEFVGVIQVMENFAFVDCSSAKMYTDIFVPKGNIGKAEDGDKVLVAMEGWADNAESPMGKVIKVLGKPGEHNTEIHSILAQYGLPYEFPHEVEEYANNLDTSIQEAEIKKRRDMRKALTFTIDPKDAKDFDDALSFEKLENGNYEIGIHIADVSHYLKPGTVLDDEAYERATSVYLVDRVVPMLPEILSNNACSLRPNEEKYTFSAVFEINDNAEVVNKWFGRTVTYSDARFAYEEAQYVIENPQAESHEMPSQISITGKTYRVDPAIARAILEMDRLAKILRKKRMRQGAISFDKVEVKFILDEQNNPEGVYFKESKDANKLIEEFMLLANRSVAEFIGKQNPKKTFVYRVHDEPDDEKIAALENIIKRFGYKLNTRDRNSTAASLNKLLHDVQGKKEQNLVDTLAIRSMSKAIYTIHNIGHYGLAFDYYTHFTSPIRRYPDVMVHRLLQKYLDGKPSAKEELYEERCSHSSDMENLASNAERDSIKYMQVKYMKDHEDQDFLGVISGVTEWGVYVEIISNKCEGMVRLQDLKDDHYVFDREEYAVVGSKSKNVYQLGDEVYVKVKNADLVKKHLDFIMLGHQNEYQPRV; translated from the coding sequence ATGCCTCAACATAAAAGAACAAAGAAGAAAAAGAACATTTCAGACTACAGTACTAGTATATTAAACATTCTTCGAAAAGACCATTCAAAACCTTTCAACTATAAGCAGATCGCGGCCAAACTTGGTGTGGATGATGCAAGTAGTCGGAATCATATTATTAAAACACTTAAGAAATTACAAGGAAAGGGAAGTATACAAGAAATTGAACGAGGAAAGTACATTCTGGCTCCTTCAAAGAATTATTATACCGGTGTAGTGGATATTGCCGGACGCGGACAAGGATACATCGTTGTGGATGATCTTGACGAAGATATTTTTGTTAAGAATAAGAATCTCAATAAAGCACTGCATGGCGATGTGGTGGAAGTTTATGTTTTTAAACGCAAAAAGAAAGGAAAAACGGAAGGAGAGATCACTAAGATCCTTCAGAGAAAACGTACAGAATTCGTAGGAGTGATCCAGGTGATGGAAAACTTTGCCTTTGTAGATTGTAGCAGTGCTAAAATGTATACCGATATTTTTGTTCCGAAGGGAAATATAGGAAAAGCTGAAGACGGAGATAAAGTTTTAGTGGCCATGGAAGGCTGGGCAGATAATGCCGAGTCGCCTATGGGAAAAGTTATAAAGGTCCTTGGAAAACCGGGTGAGCACAATACCGAGATCCATTCCATTCTTGCTCAATACGGATTGCCCTACGAGTTTCCGCATGAGGTGGAAGAATACGCCAATAATCTTGATACATCCATACAGGAAGCTGAGATAAAAAAGAGACGGGATATGCGTAAAGCACTCACGTTTACCATAGACCCAAAAGACGCAAAGGATTTTGATGATGCCTTGTCTTTTGAAAAACTAGAAAATGGAAATTATGAGATAGGAATTCATATTGCCGATGTGTCGCATTACCTGAAACCGGGAACTGTATTGGATGATGAAGCGTACGAAAGAGCAACTTCTGTTTATCTGGTAGACCGTGTCGTACCCATGCTTCCTGAAATACTGTCCAATAATGCCTGTTCATTACGCCCTAACGAGGAAAAATATACATTTTCTGCGGTATTCGAAATTAACGATAATGCTGAAGTTGTTAATAAGTGGTTTGGAAGAACGGTTACTTACAGTGATGCTCGATTTGCCTATGAAGAAGCGCAATATGTTATAGAGAATCCTCAAGCTGAAAGTCATGAGATGCCATCTCAAATTTCAATCACCGGAAAGACATACAGGGTAGATCCGGCAATTGCCCGGGCCATTCTGGAAATGGACCGACTGGCTAAGATCCTTCGGAAAAAAAGAATGCGTCAAGGAGCCATATCCTTTGACAAGGTAGAAGTTAAGTTCATTTTGGATGAGCAAAATAACCCGGAAGGAGTGTATTTCAAGGAAAGTAAAGATGCGAATAAACTCATTGAAGAATTTATGTTGCTGGCCAACCGTAGCGTCGCCGAGTTTATTGGAAAGCAAAATCCGAAGAAAACCTTTGTGTACAGGGTTCATGACGAACCTGACGATGAGAAAATTGCTGCGCTGGAAAACATTATTAAACGATTCGGTTATAAATTGAACACCCGGGACAGAAACAGCACAGCTGCTTCTTTAAATAAACTATTACACGATGTTCAGGGGAAAAAGGAGCAAAATCTGGTCGATACCCTGGCAATACGAAGTATGAGTAAGGCGATTTACACTATTCATAATATTGGCCATTACGGGCTCGCATTCGACTATTACACTCATTTTACTTCACCCATTAGACGTTATCCCGATGTAATGGTCCATAGACTGTTACAAAAGTATCTGGATGGAAAACCCTCTGCAAAGGAAGAGCTTTATGAGGAGCGCTGCAGCCACTCCAGTGATATGGAAAACTTGGCTTCCAATGCCGAGCGCGACAGCATCAAGTATATGCAGGTGAAATATATGAAAGATCATGAAGATCAGGACTTTTTAGGAGTGATCTCCGGGGTGACCGAATGGGGTGTTTATGTCGAAATTATTTCGAATAAGTGTGAAGGTATGGTGCGATTGCAAGACCTGAAGGATGATCATTATGTGTTCGACAGGGAAGAATATGCCGTGGTAGGTTCTAAATCCAAGAATGTGTATCAGTTGGGTGATGAAGTATATGTAAAAGTGAAAAATGCAGATCTTGTTAAGAAACATCTCGATTTCATAATGTTGGGTCATCAAAATGAATATCAACCCAGGGTATAG
- a CDS encoding DUF2007 domain-containing protein, giving the protein MENFKTVAIFTYPSDYAVLRLLLEHEHIRHVFQNETMISVLPFHSNAIGGIRLKVHVDDILKTERIIANLNDSANLKIV; this is encoded by the coding sequence ATGGAAAATTTCAAAACCGTCGCTATCTTTACATATCCGAGCGATTATGCCGTATTGAGATTATTGCTGGAACATGAACACATTCGTCATGTTTTTCAAAATGAAACCATGATAAGCGTCCTTCCGTTTCACTCCAATGCCATAGGGGGTATTCGTTTAAAAGTTCACGTCGACGATATTCTTAAAACCGAAAGGATCATCGCTAACTTGAATGATTCTGCAAACCTTAAGATCGTATAA
- the rpiB gene encoding ribose 5-phosphate isomerase B — translation MKIAIGNDHAGTDYKNTITNYLRKEGHEVTNYGTDSNESVDYPDFVHPVAKDVENKAVDFGIIICGSGNGANMTANKHQNVRSALCWTKEITALAREHNDANVLSIPARFTSEPQALDMVKTFLNTDFEGGRHQRRVEKIACS, via the coding sequence ATGAAAATCGCAATAGGAAACGACCACGCCGGCACCGACTATAAAAACACAATAACCAACTATCTTCGCAAGGAAGGTCACGAAGTGACTAATTATGGAACCGATAGTAATGAAAGTGTGGATTACCCAGATTTTGTACATCCTGTGGCTAAGGATGTTGAAAACAAAGCAGTAGATTTCGGTATTATTATCTGCGGAAGTGGAAACGGGGCAAATATGACAGCTAACAAGCATCAAAATGTTCGATCTGCGCTTTGCTGGACCAAAGAAATTACTGCATTAGCAAGAGAACACAACGATGCCAACGTGCTTAGCATTCCCGCCCGATTTACAAGTGAACCTCAGGCTTTAGACATGGTCAAGACCTTTTTAAATACCGATTTCGAAGGCGGCCGCCACCAAAGAAGGGTTGAAAAGATAGCCTGCTCATAA